In Listeria monocytogenes, the following proteins share a genomic window:
- a CDS encoding NUDIX hydrolase, whose amino-acid sequence MTEEFVNKEDALKNYNAKEFRTPDGYTSDMILTTVKELNEKPTLHILLIKRSLTNAEGKPNMEGGKWAVPGGFVDENESADQAAERELEEETSLTDIPLIPFGVFDKPGRDPRGWIISRAFYAIVPPEALEKRAAGDDAADIGLFPMTEALELPLAFDHLDMIKKAYSAITEEFLLTTAIRDFLPETFSAELLYQTLDGCTKPGILPDEVEFMENIEYLPYLEKVGELYRFNADAEAGSIYF is encoded by the coding sequence ATGACAGAAGAATTTGTGAACAAAGAAGATGCGCTGAAAAATTATAATGCAAAAGAGTTTCGTACACCAGATGGCTATACGAGCGATATGATTTTAACTACAGTAAAAGAGTTGAACGAGAAACCAACATTACATATTTTATTAATTAAACGAAGCCTTACAAACGCAGAAGGAAAACCAAATATGGAAGGCGGAAAATGGGCGGTTCCGGGCGGATTTGTGGACGAAAATGAATCTGCGGACCAAGCTGCCGAGCGTGAACTAGAAGAAGAAACAAGTTTGACAGATATTCCGTTGATTCCGTTTGGGGTATTTGATAAACCGGGTCGTGATCCGCGCGGCTGGATTATTTCGCGGGCATTTTATGCAATTGTGCCACCAGAAGCTTTGGAGAAACGTGCGGCTGGGGATGACGCGGCGGATATCGGGCTTTTTCCAATGACAGAAGCTTTGGAACTTCCGCTTGCTTTTGACCATTTAGATATGATTAAAAAAGCATATAGCGCGATTACAGAAGAATTTTTACTGACGACGGCAATTCGTGATTTCTTGCCAGAAACTTTCTCAGCAGAACTACTTTACCAAACGTTGGATGGTTGCACGAAGCCAGGCATTTTGCCAGATGAAGTAGAATTTATGGAGAATATCGAGTATTTACCGTATTTAGAAAAAGTTGGCGAGTTGTACCGATTTAATGCGGATGCCGAAGCAGGAAGTATTTATTTTTAA
- a CDS encoding LysR family transcriptional regulator, protein MNLRQLYYFKKLAEKEHYTIAAAELSITQPSLSHSIAELERELGVYLFEKQGRNIRLTKYGRFYLTYVEKSLAELEKGEKLLHELTSPSHGNIDLGFIYTMGAHTVPELVQNFTKVESHKDITFSFFQGATKSIIPDLKNEKFDLAICSYVENEPDIEFLPLTKQELVVVVAENHPLAKYDSIDLKDTADYSYIFFSDTSGLRPLIDSLFAEINIQPKIGCYVEEDTAMVGLVSVDYGISIMPKISSLSHYNVKVLSINEPKHDRFIYLASLKNHYISPASKAFKDFALRYGEKHFL, encoded by the coding sequence ATGAATTTGCGTCAATTATACTATTTTAAAAAACTAGCTGAAAAAGAGCATTATACTATTGCAGCTGCCGAATTATCCATTACCCAGCCCAGCTTAAGCCACTCTATTGCAGAGCTTGAGCGAGAACTTGGTGTCTATTTATTTGAAAAACAAGGTCGCAATATTCGTTTAACTAAATACGGTCGCTTTTATTTAACTTATGTGGAAAAATCCCTCGCCGAACTAGAAAAAGGTGAAAAACTTTTACACGAATTAACGAGCCCTTCTCACGGAAATATTGATTTAGGCTTTATTTACACCATGGGCGCCCATACGGTTCCAGAGCTCGTCCAGAATTTCACCAAAGTCGAAAGCCATAAAGACATCACATTTTCCTTTTTCCAAGGTGCCACTAAATCAATTATCCCTGATCTAAAAAATGAAAAATTCGACCTAGCGATTTGCTCGTACGTCGAAAATGAACCTGATATTGAATTTTTGCCATTAACGAAACAAGAGTTAGTTGTCGTTGTTGCTGAAAACCATCCACTCGCCAAATATGATTCGATTGATTTAAAAGACACCGCAGATTATTCGTATATTTTCTTTTCTGACACCAGTGGCCTGAGACCGCTCATCGATTCCCTTTTTGCGGAAATAAATATTCAACCAAAAATCGGCTGTTATGTAGAGGAAGATACCGCGATGGTCGGCCTTGTGAGCGTTGATTACGGTATTTCGATTATGCCAAAAATCTCGTCGTTATCACATTATAACGTCAAAGTATTATCCATCAACGAACCAAAACACGATCGTTTTATCTATCTAGCAAGTTTAAAAAATCACTACATTTCGCCTGCTTCCAAGGCTTTTAAAGATTTCGCATTACGTTACGGTGAGAAGCATTTCTTATAA
- a CDS encoding NAD(P)/FAD-dependent oxidoreductase, with amino-acid sequence MTDYPSIFEPLTVKRMTIKNRVIMPPMGTNLAGLNGEFLEEHMNYYEQRAKGGTGLITIENACVDFPYGTNGTTQLRIDNDQYIPGFYKLTERLHKHGTCVSIQINHAGASAYPARLNGLQPVSASDIPSKKGGTVPRPLTVEEIYEIVNKYGDAARRAQQAGFDAVEIHGGHSYLLCQFLSPLYNKRTDEFGGTPENRARIVKLILEKVREEVGPFFPIVLRFSADEFTEGGNHLEDILELLDYCQEEADILNVSAAINDNLYLQIDQMNLEDGWRSYLAKAVKDKFNKPTITSGNIRSPKAAEKILSEGYADLLAMGRGLIAEPNWVNKVATGQEDMLRKCISCNIGCADHRISKSKPIRCTVNPDIIHEDKYKETKVTRPTNVVVIGGGTAGLEAACTAAEVGCNTTLIEASEQTGGLARAIANLPDKSRIADFPNYLANRAEKLTNLKVLTGTKADTALIDTFNPDVVVNATGSKPLLPPIKGLHDVIDKEGSKVHSIFGLISNIDDFTEFSNKKVAVIGGGAVGLDVVEYFSERGSDVTIVEMMPLLGKDLDMITRLSMMDIIEKNNVDVQTETALTEVAADHFKVKHDGVDAEIPFDYGFVCLGMRPERPLMEELAAYGKEKQIEIVNIGDSAATRKILEGVREGRNILTTLEKIGSL; translated from the coding sequence ATGACAGATTATCCGAGTATTTTTGAACCATTAACTGTAAAAAGAATGACCATTAAAAACCGTGTGATAATGCCACCAATGGGGACAAACCTAGCTGGATTAAATGGCGAATTTTTAGAAGAACATATGAATTACTACGAACAACGCGCAAAAGGTGGAACAGGTCTAATCACTATTGAAAACGCTTGTGTAGATTTTCCTTATGGTACAAACGGAACAACGCAACTTCGAATCGATAATGACCAATACATTCCTGGATTTTACAAATTAACAGAACGTCTTCATAAACATGGAACTTGTGTATCCATCCAAATCAACCACGCTGGAGCATCTGCTTATCCAGCACGTTTGAATGGGCTTCAACCGGTTTCTGCATCAGATATTCCATCTAAAAAAGGTGGAACTGTACCGCGTCCGCTTACAGTAGAAGAAATTTATGAAATCGTAAATAAATACGGTGATGCTGCAAGACGCGCCCAACAAGCCGGCTTCGATGCAGTCGAAATCCACGGCGGACACTCGTACTTACTATGCCAATTTTTATCGCCACTTTATAACAAACGAACAGATGAATTTGGTGGAACGCCTGAAAATCGCGCGCGTATCGTCAAATTAATTTTAGAAAAAGTTCGCGAGGAAGTCGGTCCATTTTTCCCAATCGTGCTGCGTTTTAGTGCAGATGAATTTACAGAAGGCGGCAACCACTTAGAAGATATTTTGGAACTACTAGATTATTGCCAAGAAGAAGCGGATATTTTGAATGTATCAGCGGCAATTAATGACAACCTATACTTGCAAATTGACCAAATGAACTTAGAAGATGGCTGGAGAAGCTACCTTGCAAAAGCGGTGAAAGATAAATTTAACAAACCAACGATTACTTCCGGTAACATTCGTAGTCCAAAAGCGGCAGAGAAAATTTTGTCAGAAGGATATGCGGACTTGCTTGCGATGGGACGTGGCTTAATCGCTGAGCCTAACTGGGTAAACAAAGTGGCAACTGGCCAAGAAGACATGCTTCGAAAATGTATTTCTTGTAATATCGGTTGCGCGGATCACCGAATTTCCAAGTCGAAGCCAATCCGTTGTACGGTGAATCCAGATATTATTCATGAAGATAAATACAAAGAAACAAAAGTAACTCGTCCGACCAATGTTGTCGTCATTGGCGGCGGAACAGCAGGGCTTGAAGCAGCTTGTACGGCGGCCGAAGTTGGCTGTAACACAACGCTAATTGAAGCGAGTGAACAAACTGGTGGCTTGGCGCGTGCCATTGCCAACCTTCCAGACAAAAGTAGAATTGCCGATTTCCCTAATTATTTAGCGAACCGAGCAGAAAAATTAACCAATTTAAAAGTTCTTACAGGCACTAAAGCTGATACTGCGCTTATTGATACATTTAATCCTGATGTGGTAGTCAATGCCACAGGATCCAAACCATTACTTCCACCGATTAAAGGTTTGCATGACGTGATTGACAAAGAAGGCAGTAAGGTTCATTCGATTTTTGGACTTATTTCGAATATCGATGACTTTACCGAATTTAGTAACAAAAAAGTTGCAGTTATCGGCGGTGGTGCAGTTGGACTTGATGTGGTCGAGTACTTCTCAGAACGCGGCTCGGATGTTACAATTGTAGAAATGATGCCACTTCTTGGAAAAGACTTAGATATGATTACACGTCTTTCCATGATGGACATTATCGAGAAAAACAATGTTGATGTCCAAACAGAAACTGCATTAACCGAAGTAGCAGCGGATCATTTCAAAGTGAAGCACGACGGAGTAGACGCCGAGATTCCATTTGATTACGGCTTTGTCTGCCTAGGAATGCGACCAGAACGCCCACTTATGGAAGAACTTGCGGCATACGGAAAAGAAAAACAAATTGAAATCGTAAATATTGGCGACAGCGCTGCAACAAGAAAAATATTGGAAGGCGTTCGCGAAGGAAGAAATATTTTAACCACATTAGAAAAAATTGGCTCTTTGTAA
- a CDS encoding shikimate dehydrogenase, with protein sequence MTNKITERITGHTELIGLIATPIRHSLSPTMHNEAFAKLGLDYVYLAFEVGDKELKDVVQGFRAMNLRGWNVSMPNKTNIHKYLDKLSPAAELVGAVNTVVNDDGVLTGHITDGTGYMRALKEAGNDIIGKKMTICGAGGAATAICIQAALDGVKEISIFNRKDDFYANAEKTVEKINSKTDCKAQLFDIEDHEQLRKEIAESVIFTNATGVGMKPFEGETLLPSADMLRPELIVSDVVYKPTKTRLLEIAEEQGCQTLNGLGMMLWQGAKAFEIWTHKEMPVDYIKEILF encoded by the coding sequence ATGACAAACAAAATCACGGAAAGAATTACAGGACACACAGAATTAATCGGTTTAATCGCCACTCCAATCAGACACAGTTTATCACCAACAATGCATAACGAAGCTTTTGCAAAACTAGGGCTTGATTATGTATACCTTGCTTTTGAAGTTGGGGACAAAGAACTGAAAGATGTTGTACAAGGATTCCGCGCAATGAACTTACGCGGCTGGAACGTTTCCATGCCAAACAAAACAAATATCCATAAATACTTAGATAAACTTTCTCCAGCAGCTGAACTTGTAGGGGCAGTAAATACAGTTGTTAATGATGATGGCGTGTTAACTGGACACATTACAGACGGCACTGGTTACATGCGTGCATTAAAAGAAGCCGGAAATGACATTATCGGCAAAAAAATGACGATTTGCGGCGCTGGTGGTGCGGCAACAGCTATCTGCATCCAAGCTGCTCTTGACGGCGTAAAAGAAATTTCTATTTTCAACAGAAAAGACGATTTTTACGCGAATGCAGAAAAAACAGTAGAAAAAATCAATTCGAAAACAGATTGTAAAGCACAATTATTTGATATCGAAGACCACGAACAACTACGTAAAGAAATTGCAGAAAGTGTTATTTTCACGAACGCGACTGGTGTTGGGATGAAGCCTTTCGAAGGTGAAACACTTTTACCAAGTGCAGATATGCTTCGTCCAGAATTAATCGTTTCGGATGTTGTCTACAAACCAACCAAAACAAGATTGCTTGAAATCGCCGAAGAACAAGGCTGTCAAACACTTAACGGCTTAGGCATGATGCTTTGGCAAGGTGCGAAAGCTTTCGAAATTTGGACACACAAAGAAATGCCAGTTGATTACATTAAAGAAATCCTATTTTAA
- the aroD gene encoding type I 3-dehydroquinate dehydratase: MNKVVVKNVTFGEGAPKICVPMVGKTVAALKEEAEMLQTIDLDVVEWRVDFFEDVKDLAKVEAALDEIRTILPETPILFTFRSAKEGGELAVSDEFYFELNETLARTGKVDLVDVELFNEEADVLRLIETAHKNNVKVVMSNHDFDKTPAKEEIVSRLIRMEALGADLPKIAVMPKSAGDVLTLLDATNTVSEKANQPIITMSMAGTGVISRLAGEVFGSAMTFGAAKKASAPGQIDVNELRHVLDLLHKQF; this comes from the coding sequence ATGAATAAAGTAGTCGTAAAGAATGTTACGTTTGGTGAAGGTGCGCCAAAAATTTGTGTACCAATGGTCGGGAAAACGGTTGCTGCGCTTAAAGAAGAAGCAGAAATGTTACAAACAATTGATTTGGACGTTGTCGAATGGCGCGTTGACTTTTTTGAAGACGTCAAAGATTTAGCTAAAGTGGAAGCTGCGCTAGATGAAATTCGCACAATTTTACCAGAAACACCGATTTTATTCACTTTCCGCAGTGCAAAAGAGGGCGGCGAGTTAGCTGTCAGTGACGAATTTTATTTTGAATTAAATGAAACTTTAGCTAGAACCGGCAAAGTTGATTTAGTTGATGTGGAACTTTTCAATGAAGAAGCAGACGTTTTACGCTTAATTGAAACAGCTCACAAGAACAATGTAAAAGTAGTGATGTCGAATCATGATTTTGATAAAACACCTGCGAAAGAAGAAATCGTTTCTCGTTTAATTCGCATGGAAGCACTTGGCGCGGACCTTCCGAAAATCGCCGTCATGCCAAAATCTGCTGGAGACGTACTAACTTTACTAGATGCAACGAATACTGTATCTGAAAAAGCTAATCAACCAATCATTACGATGTCGATGGCGGGAACTGGTGTCATCAGTCGTCTTGCTGGCGAAGTTTTTGGCTCCGCAATGACATTTGGCGCTGCGAAAAAAGCATCGGCTCCTGGGCAAATTGATGTTAATGAGTTACGTCACGTTCTTGATTTACTGCATAAACAATTTTAA
- a CDS encoding SGNH/GDSL hydrolase family protein has protein sequence MKKLLFLGDSVTDAGRDFENDRELGHGYVKMIAEQLEKEDVTVINRGVSANRVADLHRRIEADAISLQPDVVTIMIGINDTWFSFSRWEDTSVTAFKEVYRVILNRIKTETNAELILMEPFVLPYPEDRKEWRGDLDPKIGAVRELAAEFGATLIPLDGLMNALAIKHGPTFLAEDGVHPTKAGHEAIASTWLEFTK, from the coding sequence ATGAAGAAGTTGCTTTTTTTAGGTGATAGTGTGACAGATGCGGGGCGCGATTTTGAAAATGACCGCGAATTAGGACATGGTTATGTGAAAATGATTGCAGAACAGCTTGAGAAAGAAGATGTAACGGTTATAAATCGTGGCGTTAGTGCGAACCGGGTGGCGGATTTGCATCGTCGTATTGAGGCGGATGCGATTTCACTTCAACCAGATGTAGTTACGATTATGATTGGGATAAATGATACGTGGTTTAGTTTCAGCAGATGGGAAGATACTTCGGTGACGGCGTTTAAAGAAGTGTATCGTGTGATTTTGAATCGGATTAAAACGGAAACAAATGCGGAACTGATTTTGATGGAGCCGTTTGTATTACCATATCCGGAAGATCGGAAAGAGTGGCGTGGTGATTTGGATCCAAAAATTGGAGCTGTGCGCGAACTTGCGGCAGAATTTGGTGCAACGCTTATTCCGCTTGATGGGCTAATGAACGCGCTCGCTATCAAACATGGGCCGACCTTTTTAGCTGAGGACGGCGTGCACCCGACCAAAGCAGGACATGAAGCAATTGCCTCAACTTGGTTAGAATTTACAAAATAA
- a CDS encoding DMT family transporter produces MQKEKAPIGLYFLLIAVMASWGFNVTMTKVLVSYFPTVTMTSFRIFTAAITVIIILFITKKLRLPTKREFGLIFLASIFNIVIHHFFLSNGLKLTTGTNAGLILGSAPIVVAIFSVVFLRERIGAWRALGFLAGIFGVSLVVLSNGTGISGISLGDIDIFIAMASQAFSFIIIKKLAGSMDTGLMTGYMLFLGSVMLFGLSRFMEPDGMSELVAVHSWKLWLLFVVSAVVATAFGNFVYNYAVGKIGPSRSAIFMNFNPLFSLIGALLFLGEAIKIPQLVGFVFIIIGVLLGSGALMDLIYERKKTKVRDPEKLLEKEV; encoded by the coding sequence TTGCAGAAAGAGAAAGCACCGATAGGACTTTATTTTTTATTAATTGCAGTGATGGCGAGTTGGGGTTTTAATGTCACGATGACGAAAGTATTAGTTAGCTATTTTCCGACTGTTACGATGACATCTTTTCGAATTTTCACCGCAGCTATAACCGTTATTATTATTTTATTTATCACAAAAAAATTACGTCTACCTACAAAACGGGAATTTGGTTTAATTTTTCTCGCGAGTATTTTTAATATTGTTATTCATCACTTTTTCTTGTCGAACGGGTTGAAGCTAACGACTGGGACGAATGCAGGACTTATTCTTGGTTCTGCGCCGATTGTGGTAGCGATTTTTTCTGTGGTTTTTCTCCGTGAACGAATTGGAGCTTGGCGTGCGCTCGGCTTTTTAGCAGGGATTTTTGGCGTGAGTTTGGTTGTTCTTTCTAATGGGACGGGGATAAGCGGGATTTCACTGGGAGATATCGACATCTTTATCGCGATGGCTTCTCAGGCATTTAGTTTTATTATTATTAAAAAGCTCGCTGGATCAATGGACACGGGGCTGATGACGGGATACATGTTATTTCTTGGTTCGGTAATGTTGTTTGGTTTAAGCCGCTTCATGGAGCCGGATGGCATGTCAGAATTAGTGGCGGTTCATTCATGGAAACTGTGGCTCTTGTTTGTTGTTTCAGCTGTAGTTGCAACGGCATTTGGCAATTTCGTTTATAATTATGCGGTTGGGAAAATTGGACCGTCGCGCTCGGCTATTTTTATGAATTTCAATCCATTATTTTCGCTTATTGGCGCATTGCTTTTCCTTGGCGAAGCTATTAAAATCCCACAACTAGTTGGATTCGTTTTTATCATCATTGGCGTCCTGCTTGGTTCGGGCGCATTAATGGATCTTATTTATGAACGCAAAAAAACAAAAGTACGCGATCCTGAAAAACTGCTCGAAAAAGAAGTTTGA
- a CDS encoding DUF896 domain-containing protein encodes MKLLLKNINELAAKQKSEGLTAFEKERQAALRQEYLKKIRGTVQDNLHHVTIIDPLGDDVTPKKLKEIQAELRG; translated from the coding sequence ATGAAATTGTTATTAAAAAATATTAATGAACTTGCTGCAAAACAAAAAAGTGAAGGATTAACTGCTTTTGAAAAAGAAAGACAAGCTGCCCTTCGTCAAGAATATTTGAAAAAAATAAGAGGAACAGTTCAAGATAATTTGCATCACGTAACAATCATTGACCCACTTGGAGACGACGTAACTCCTAAAAAACTAAAAGAAATCCAAGCCGAATTAAGAGGCTAA
- the rpiB gene encoding ribose 5-phosphate isomerase B gives MEIAIAADHGGFQLKEKIRAHLIESGYKVKDFGCYSVESVDFPEYAAKVGHFVATENSLGVLCCGTGIGMSMAANKIKGVRAAVVSDAFSAMMTRRHNNSNVLCLGERVLGDSLALLLLDTWLAAEFEGGRHMTRLGKLAELEEREGVE, from the coding sequence ATGGAAATTGCAATTGCAGCTGATCATGGAGGATTTCAGTTGAAAGAAAAAATCCGTGCGCATTTAATTGAAAGCGGCTACAAGGTGAAAGATTTTGGTTGTTATTCAGTCGAAAGCGTGGATTTTCCAGAGTATGCCGCTAAAGTAGGACACTTTGTTGCAACTGAAAACAGTCTAGGTGTGCTCTGTTGTGGAACAGGGATTGGAATGTCCATGGCAGCCAACAAAATCAAAGGTGTGCGTGCTGCTGTCGTTTCAGATGCTTTTTCAGCAATGATGACTAGGCGACATAATAACAGTAATGTTCTTTGTCTTGGTGAACGTGTTCTGGGCGATAGTCTGGCGTTACTCTTACTTGATACGTGGCTTGCGGCGGAATTTGAAGGCGGTAGGCATATGACAAGGCTCGGAAAATTGGCAGAGCTTGAAGAACGGGAGGGTGTTGAATGA
- a CDS encoding ribulose-phosphate 3-epimerase encodes MKMIAASIMCADSLHLADELRALEQANVKMLHCDVMDGVFVENAAMGAYVLQDIKNNTDMLLDIHLATVNPDKFVDLYAAIKPAYMSFHVEASPDVDATINHIRALGIKPSIAISPDTEIEQIYPFLEKVDMVLMMTVNPGFAGQKFQHHVLEKIKKLQKELESHTNKPLIEVDGNIFEETVRLLEPIGADVYVVGTAALFNDKAGSYTEKLAPLREIIQER; translated from the coding sequence ATGAAAATGATTGCGGCTTCCATTATGTGCGCAGACTCGCTTCATCTAGCTGACGAACTTCGCGCACTCGAGCAAGCAAATGTAAAAATGCTTCATTGTGATGTGATGGATGGTGTTTTTGTAGAAAATGCAGCAATGGGCGCCTATGTCCTTCAAGATATAAAAAATAATACAGATATGTTGCTTGATATTCATTTAGCTACAGTGAATCCTGATAAATTTGTGGATTTATATGCGGCGATAAAGCCGGCTTATATGTCTTTCCACGTAGAAGCTTCACCTGATGTCGATGCGACTATAAACCATATTCGTGCGCTAGGAATCAAACCATCCATCGCCATCAGCCCGGATACAGAGATTGAACAGATTTATCCATTTTTAGAGAAAGTCGATATGGTTTTAATGATGACCGTTAACCCAGGATTCGCCGGGCAAAAATTCCAGCATCATGTACTAGAAAAAATCAAAAAACTTCAAAAAGAGCTTGAAAGCCACACCAATAAACCATTAATTGAAGTAGACGGCAATATTTTTGAAGAAACAGTTCGGTTACTTGAACCAATTGGCGCAGATGTCTATGTCGTTGGAACAGCCGCATTATTTAACGACAAGGCAGGTAGTTATACAGAAAAACTGGCGCCACTCAGAGAAATTATCCAAGAAAGGTGA
- a CDS encoding transaldolase family protein: MHLDSANLEDVKKIQTSSIFKGITTNPTILVKEKCNRQTAIKRILEHTDKQVFVQTVGFSYEEILADARMLLAMFGKEKIAIKIPAHEAGINVIDTLKKEDKTIQILGTAIYSADQAIAAALAGADFVAPYVNRMSAANIDPFKEIAGMRHFFDKKALKTQIMAASFKHSGQVMQAYESGADTVTIPYEIYLQMTNKVLAVEAIRVFNKDATLYEK, translated from the coding sequence ATGCATTTAGATTCAGCTAATTTAGAAGACGTGAAAAAAATTCAAACCAGCTCCATTTTTAAAGGAATTACTACGAACCCAACCATTTTAGTAAAAGAAAAATGCAATCGACAAACAGCGATTAAGCGTATTTTAGAGCATACGGATAAACAAGTTTTTGTACAAACAGTTGGTTTTAGCTATGAGGAAATTTTGGCAGATGCGCGCATGTTACTAGCGATGTTTGGGAAAGAAAAAATAGCTATTAAGATTCCGGCACATGAGGCTGGTATTAACGTAATCGATACACTCAAAAAAGAGGATAAAACCATTCAAATCTTAGGAACTGCTATTTATTCGGCTGATCAAGCAATCGCGGCTGCCTTGGCTGGTGCAGATTTTGTTGCCCCATATGTGAATAGGATGAGCGCAGCGAACATCGATCCTTTTAAAGAAATTGCTGGGATGCGTCATTTTTTTGATAAAAAGGCACTTAAAACACAAATTATGGCAGCGAGCTTTAAACATAGCGGGCAAGTAATGCAAGCCTACGAAAGTGGTGCAGATACGGTTACTATTCCTTATGAAATTTATTTGCAAATGACCAATAAAGTTTTAGCAGTAGAAGCAATTCGTGTCTTTAATAAAGATGCTACATTGTACGAAAAGTAA